The following are encoded in a window of Ignavibacteria bacterium genomic DNA:
- a CDS encoding T9SS type A sorting domain-containing protein, whose product MKKLLFVLMFLPVCLNAAASRSGVLNAGKPGEAKGIAYIFSAALDTNPAPADTIILTSPAGGESWPGDTYQNVTWQSQNIDNVTISYSSDNGKTWEVASASTPAFHGSFLWAVPKYASTQYRIKVADAANDSVNVVSNTFSVYTLPAVSTSPASDVTGSSATFNGLVNANNSDVTAAFEYGTDTTYGLSVNAAQNPVNGATDVTVSAQAAGLLEGTTYHVRVRAQSAAGTVYGNDITFTTEKPSLTLLSPVGGELWLSGSAHDITWSSRNIKNVRISYSADNGQSWSIIASSLQASSGSYSWKVPDNLSSGYRVRISDASNSTLFSVSNSFTVYSLPSAQTNAASDVTVNSATLKGTVSAGNGATSVTFEYGTTVSYGSTVNASPGPVDGTMQTDVSARLEGLLTGTTYHYRLKAESSAGVVYGSDRTFTTDAITLSLTSPSGGERWRSGVTRTIAWSGRNLSGVILEYSTDNGLNWNSINNGNPVTSGNSYPWRVPDVLSSEYVIRASEQSNPALNSVSGTFSVYSLPAAKTNNASDISVNSVKLNGSLSAGNSMTTVSFDYGTTSAYGNSISALESPVSGTGQTEVTAVLSGLKPATTYHFRIRAANEAGTVLGDDVTFIADSINLALSYPTGGEEWPAGSEQKITWTSRNVNFVMILYSLDGGKSWITLAEAAPASEGSYQWKVPDSVSSSYKIKLIDAGNLFLSSSSGPFSVFTEPTAVSNAPSNITISSAVIRGSVMAGNSPATAAFEYGTTDAYGSRIVAQQNPVSGTSFVYVSAELTGLLPATTYHYRVSAQNPAGTSYGKDITFTTDSIKLAISAPVGGESWKAGSLQYITWSVKNLEDLKIDYSTDDGKSWITITPGTPSITGRYPWIVPNTLSSLYRIRISNAQDSLISYTSKAFSVYALPAVITSDASNITLNSAVLYASVNPGNVISTVIFEYGTSTAYGLTIPATPDTISGTSATDVSASINGLSQGNIYHFRVRANSSLGNFYGDDKTFTTDGITLTLTSPTGSEQWLTGTVQNISWRSKNVANIKIEYSTDNGSSWITIVPSVATSQRSYQWTVPSQVSSKYRVRITDVTNASLNAVSNSFLVYSTPSAVTKGATDITLSSAYLRGTVNAGSLPTQVSFEFGTTTSYGTVIKAQESPLYGAGDAEVSAQVSGLTAGTTYHYRVRAISLAGIAYGSDAAFTALKPELKLVSPTGGEEIVGSVQYVITWTSSNVSRISIEYSTDNGQNWQTIASDIQASQGSYVWNVPNDISSSSCMLRIRDNSSLTTDTVNKAFKIRTYAQAISLTDVVFAFSSPIQKSSYRMIGIPGESSSLKLSQYAQGEAKKDWTMYYDNGKDADYFVEYDGSSVFTFAPGRGFWIVSRNPVKLSGEVKTVALSSGGTYSIKLDHAGWNIITNPFEIPILWSNVQGLNSVTEKISGWSGSGFSDAQVMAPYEGYYFYNSRNLKELKLAYKPVLSGTASMALLSKKGSTEKGSNDNSSISFSLMDQDEVKSHVVAGIDKNSADDYDTLDAMAPPGDFEELGMRIIDNNISTGWKQLFTEFRSEVGEGQKFTLRVKNNTERVLKLKWEGTDNFKGYEVCLIDKRLSKAYDLRKETDLTLPSYAKLMDMDLLIGSSAYIKEESRKLMPQEYALFQNYPNPFNPATLIKYSLPQDAFVNIKVYDMLGRLVKDVVNSFSEAGYHEVSFDGSTFASGVYYYSMEAKGSDGNVRFREAKKMLLIK is encoded by the coding sequence AAATCCCGCACCTGCAGACACAATTATTCTTACCTCACCCGCGGGGGGTGAATCGTGGCCCGGAGATACTTACCAGAATGTCACCTGGCAGAGCCAGAATATAGATAATGTTACTATCAGCTATTCTTCAGACAACGGGAAGACATGGGAGGTGGCCTCGGCAAGCACGCCTGCTTTCCACGGGAGTTTTCTATGGGCCGTGCCAAAATATGCATCCACGCAATACAGGATAAAAGTTGCAGACGCGGCTAACGATTCTGTAAATGTTGTGTCCAATACTTTTTCAGTTTATACGCTTCCCGCGGTTTCCACAAGTCCGGCAAGCGATGTAACGGGCAGTTCAGCAACATTTAACGGGCTTGTTAATGCCAACAACTCGGATGTAACTGCGGCATTTGAATACGGCACGGACACTACTTACGGCTTAAGCGTAAACGCAGCACAAAACCCCGTAAATGGAGCAACAGACGTAACTGTAAGCGCACAGGCTGCAGGCCTTCTGGAAGGTACAACATACCACGTAAGAGTACGGGCCCAAAGCGCCGCGGGAACAGTATATGGGAACGACATTACATTCACCACAGAAAAGCCGTCGCTTACACTTCTTTCCCCCGTGGGAGGAGAGCTCTGGCTCTCGGGTTCGGCTCATGATATCACCTGGAGCAGCCGTAATATAAAAAACGTAAGGATCAGCTACTCCGCAGACAACGGTCAGAGCTGGAGCATAATTGCCTCAAGCCTGCAGGCCTCTTCGGGGAGCTATTCGTGGAAGGTGCCTGACAACTTATCCTCGGGCTACAGGGTGAGGATAAGTGATGCTTCCAACTCTACGCTTTTTTCCGTTTCAAATTCATTTACTGTTTATTCACTTCCCTCGGCACAGACAAATGCCGCAAGCGATGTAACGGTTAATTCAGCCACACTTAAGGGAACGGTAAGCGCGGGCAATGGAGCTACATCTGTGACATTTGAATACGGCACAACCGTCTCCTACGGATCTACAGTAAATGCATCGCCGGGCCCGGTAGACGGGACTATGCAGACAGACGTAAGCGCCAGGCTGGAAGGGCTTTTAACTGGTACAACATATCACTACAGGCTTAAGGCAGAAAGCAGCGCAGGGGTTGTTTACGGCTCCGACAGGACGTTTACAACTGACGCCATAACACTTTCACTTACCTCCCCTTCCGGAGGTGAAAGGTGGCGCTCGGGTGTAACCCGCACAATTGCATGGTCGGGCAGGAACCTCAGCGGGGTTATTTTAGAATATTCGACAGACAACGGGTTAAACTGGAATTCAATAAATAACGGGAACCCGGTTACTTCGGGAAACTCCTACCCGTGGCGGGTGCCGGACGTTCTCTCCTCTGAATACGTGATAAGGGCATCGGAGCAGTCAAATCCGGCCTTAAACTCCGTCTCGGGCACTTTTTCCGTATATTCGCTGCCCGCGGCCAAAACGAATAATGCTTCTGACATTTCTGTAAACTCGGTTAAGCTGAACGGCTCTTTGAGCGCGGGGAATTCCATGACCACAGTCAGTTTTGATTACGGAACGACCTCGGCCTACGGCAATTCCATAAGCGCACTTGAAAGCCCTGTAAGCGGCACAGGTCAGACTGAGGTCACTGCAGTTTTAAGCGGGCTTAAACCGGCAACAACATATCACTTCAGGATCAGGGCTGCAAATGAAGCAGGGACGGTCTTAGGGGACGACGTAACGTTTATTGCCGACAGCATTAATCTTGCGCTTTCTTACCCCACAGGGGGTGAAGAGTGGCCCGCAGGCTCGGAGCAGAAAATAACCTGGACGAGCAGGAATGTTAATTTTGTTATGATACTTTATTCTTTAGACGGCGGGAAAAGCTGGATCACGCTGGCCGAGGCCGCTCCGGCCTCTGAGGGGAGCTATCAGTGGAAGGTGCCCGACTCGGTTTCATCATCTTACAAAATAAAGCTAATTGACGCCGGGAATTTATTTTTAAGTTCATCTTCCGGCCCGTTTTCAGTTTTTACTGAACCCACAGCCGTAAGCAATGCCCCTTCAAATATTACAATAAGTTCTGCGGTAATAAGGGGCTCTGTAATGGCGGGGAATTCGCCGGCAACAGCAGCCTTTGAATACGGCACCACGGATGCTTACGGTTCAAGAATAGTTGCCCAGCAGAACCCGGTTTCAGGAACATCCTTTGTGTATGTATCGGCCGAACTGACGGGGCTTTTGCCTGCAACGACTTATCATTACAGGGTATCGGCGCAGAACCCCGCGGGTACATCATACGGGAAAGATATTACATTTACGACCGACAGCATAAAACTTGCTATTTCAGCCCCCGTAGGAGGAGAAAGCTGGAAAGCCGGGTCGCTGCAGTACATTACATGGTCGGTAAAAAACCTGGAAGACCTTAAAATTGATTACTCGACAGACGACGGGAAAAGCTGGATTACCATTACACCCGGCACACCATCAATTACAGGAAGGTATCCCTGGATAGTACCGAACACACTCTCCTCACTTTACAGAATAAGGATCAGCAATGCGCAGGATTCGCTCATAAGCTATACGTCAAAAGCTTTTTCTGTCTACGCGCTTCCCGCTGTTATTACAAGCGACGCCTCAAACATTACGCTCAACTCGGCTGTCTTATATGCTTCTGTAAATCCCGGCAATGTGATTTCAACCGTTATCTTTGAATACGGGACTTCAACAGCCTACGGACTGACCATACCGGCAACTCCGGACACCATAAGCGGAACATCGGCCACAGACGTAAGCGCTTCGATAAACGGGCTTTCGCAGGGGAACATTTATCACTTCAGGGTCAGAGCCAACAGCAGCCTTGGGAATTTTTACGGCGACGACAAGACATTTACCACAGACGGCATTACACTTACGCTTACTTCGCCGACAGGAAGCGAACAGTGGCTAACGGGCACAGTGCAGAACATTTCCTGGCGGAGCAAGAACGTAGCAAACATAAAGATAGAGTACTCCACCGATAACGGCAGCAGCTGGATTACGATAGTCCCGTCCGTTGCCACTTCACAGAGGAGCTACCAATGGACGGTTCCTTCGCAGGTGTCCTCAAAATACAGGGTAAGAATTACCGATGTAACAAACGCGTCATTAAATGCGGTTTCAAACAGCTTTTTAGTCTATTCCACTCCCTCTGCTGTAACTAAAGGCGCAACCGACATTACGCTCAGCTCTGCATACTTAAGAGGCACCGTAAATGCGGGCAGCCTGCCCACGCAGGTTTCCTTTGAGTTCGGGACAACTACAAGCTACGGCACGGTTATCAAGGCACAGGAAAGCCCTTTATACGGCGCGGGAGATGCCGAGGTGAGCGCACAGGTGTCGGGGCTTACTGCGGGCACAACCTATCACTACAGGGTAAGAGCAATAAGCCTGGCCGGAATTGCCTACGGCAGCGATGCGGCATTTACAGCTCTGAAGCCCGAGCTGAAACTGGTGAGTCCCACGGGAGGTGAAGAAATTGTGGGGTCCGTCCAGTATGTCATTACATGGACGAGCAGCAACGTTTCCAGGATCAGCATTGAGTATTCGACCGATAACGGGCAGAACTGGCAGACGATTGCCTCGGACATTCAGGCCTCACAGGGCAGCTACGTATGGAATGTGCCCAACGATATCAGCTCTTCTTCCTGCATGCTGAGAATAAGGGATAACAGCTCACTTACTACAGACACTGTTAATAAGGCCTTTAAGATCAGGACGTATGCGCAGGCAATTTCGCTGACGGATGTGGTATTTGCCTTCAGCTCGCCCATACAGAAATCGAGCTACAGGATGATAGGCATTCCGGGCGAGTCATCATCGCTAAAGCTTTCGCAGTATGCGCAGGGAGAGGCAAAGAAGGACTGGACGATGTATTACGACAACGGCAAGGACGCGGACTATTTTGTTGAGTACGACGGCTCGTCAGTCTTTACTTTCGCCCCGGGAAGAGGGTTCTGGATTGTGAGCAGAAACCCGGTTAAGCTTTCGGGAGAGGTTAAGACTGTAGCGCTTTCTTCTGGAGGAACATATTCCATAAAGCTGGATCACGCGGGGTGGAATATAATTACCAATCCCTTTGAGATACCGATACTCTGGTCAAATGTCCAGGGGTTAAACTCCGTAACAGAGAAAATATCGGGCTGGAGCGGGAGCGGTTTCAGCGACGCACAGGTTATGGCGCCTTATGAGGGGTATTACTTTTATAACAGCCGGAACCTTAAGGAGCTGAAGCTGGCATACAAGCCTGTTTTAAGCGGCACAGCTTCAATGGCGCTGCTTTCAAAGAAGGGTTCTACTGAGAAGGGTTCTAATGATAACAGCTCAATTTCCTTCAGCCTTATGGACCAGGATGAGGTAAAGTCGCACGTGGTAGCCGGGATCGACAAAAACTCTGCCGATGACTACGACACGCTGGATGCCATGGCGCCTCCGGGGGACTTTGAGGAGCTGGGGATGCGCATTATAGACAACAATATTTCCACCGGATGGAAGCAGCTTTTCACAGAGTTCAGGAGTGAAGTAGGTGAAGGACAGAAGTTTACTCTGAGGGTTAAGAATAACACGGAACGGGTGCTTAAGCTTAAGTGGGAAGGAACGGATAATTTCAAGGGGTATGAGGTCTGCCTTATAGATAAAAGGCTCAGCAAGGCTTACGACCTCAGGAAGGAAACGGATTTGACGCTGCCTTCATACGCAAAGCTTATGGATATGGATCTTTTAATCGGCAGCAGCGCTTATATTAAGGAAGAAAGCCGCAAGCTTATGCCGCAGGAGTACGCGCTTTTCCAGAACTATCCGAATCCTTTTAATCCCGCGACGCTTATAAAGTACTCGCTGCCGCAGGATGCGTTTGTGAATATAAAGGTATACGACATGTTAGGCCGCCTGGTAAAAGATGTAGTAAACAGCTTCAGCGAGGCGGGGTATCACGAGGTGAGTTTTGACGGAAGCACCTTTGCCTCAGGAGTCTATTACTATTCGATGGAGGCGAAGGGATCTGACGGGAATGTCCGGTTCCGGGAGGCAAAAAAGATGCTTCTTATAAAGTAA